A window of Pusillimonas sp. T7-7 contains these coding sequences:
- a CDS encoding cytochrome c5 family protein, with protein MNNTEEHVEETIEEHEGLIKTPKQLIVTVILAFIVPIIVIVLLVNLVAASSQMGSGSDAQTEEAIANRIKPVASFHLVDANAPKVFKTGQQVFESTCTACHTAGVAGAPKLGDKAAWAPFIKAGYEDMIKNAIHGVGAMPPKGGNPSLSDFEVERAVVYIANQSGASFEEPKEPAGDAAADEAKPAETAAAPAAPTPAPAEQAAPAEAPAAAAAAEAQAEAPAEQAAAAIDPAGEKLYKSVCFACHAAGVANAPKFGDKAAWAPLIETGMDSMVSIAINGKGAMPPRGGSQASDAEIKAAVQYMVQAAQ; from the coding sequence ATGAACAATACGGAAGAACACGTCGAAGAGACCATCGAGGAGCACGAAGGCCTCATCAAAACGCCCAAGCAGTTGATCGTAACCGTAATTCTGGCGTTCATCGTGCCGATTATCGTGATTGTCTTGCTGGTCAACCTGGTCGCAGCCAGCTCCCAAATGGGTTCAGGCTCTGATGCCCAAACCGAAGAAGCCATCGCCAACCGCATCAAACCGGTCGCCAGCTTCCATCTGGTTGATGCCAATGCGCCCAAAGTCTTCAAAACGGGCCAGCAAGTCTTCGAATCAACCTGTACAGCCTGCCATACAGCAGGTGTTGCCGGCGCCCCCAAGTTGGGCGACAAGGCGGCCTGGGCGCCCTTTATCAAGGCTGGCTATGAAGACATGATCAAGAACGCCATCCACGGTGTAGGCGCCATGCCTCCCAAAGGCGGCAACCCCTCGTTAAGCGATTTCGAAGTGGAACGCGCCGTTGTCTACATCGCCAATCAGTCTGGCGCTTCGTTCGAAGAGCCTAAAGAGCCTGCAGGCGATGCAGCAGCCGACGAAGCCAAGCCCGCCGAAACAGCTGCAGCTCCTGCCGCCCCGACCCCGGCTCCGGCCGAACAGGCCGCTCCTGCAGAAGCTCCCGCAGCGGCAGCCGCTGCTGAAGCCCAGGCCGAGGCTCCTGCCGAACAGGCAGCCGCAGCCATAGACCCCGCTGGCGAAAAGCTTTATAAGTCTGTCTGCTTTGCCTGTCACGCTGCCGGCGTGGCCAATGCCCCTAAATTCGGCGACAAGGCAGCCTGGGCGCCGCTTATCGAAACAGGCATGGACAGCATGGTTTCCATCGCCATCAACGGCAAGGGCGCCATGCCACCTCGCGGCGGATCACAGGCCAGCGACGCAGAAATCAAGGCTGCTGTTCAGTACATGGTGCAAGCCGCTCAATAA
- a CDS encoding 3-hydroxyacyl-CoA dehydrogenase translates to MKSIKTIGVIGAGAMGRGIAQIAAQAGLDVLLFDLNAEAVHAARQSLQQVWNKLADKGKITAGLANESLERIAACADLQDMSRADLVIEAVVERLDVKCDLFKQLESIVAPDCILASNTSSLSITAIAQACERPGRVAGFHFFNPVPLMKVVEIIDGLRTDAQTGDALMALARAMGHTPVRARDMPGFIVNHAGRGMNIEGLKTAQESVAPYHQIDAIMREQAGFRMGPFELMDLTGLDVSHPVMESIYQQFYDEPRFRPSPIAAVRSAGKLLGRKTSEGFYRYADGQKQVPVEPAVPSLPDGLKVWLAPLHSVGHRRAAALLKSLGATVVAAETPPDDVLIVVTPYGEDTASVAGSHQLDGERTVALDTFFGLEQGKRRVLMCSVATLPKWRDAAHALFASDGTPVSVIDDSSGFVGQRIVATIVNVACDIAQQTIATPADIDLAVSLGLGYPKGGPLAMGDSLGAAHILEILRSMQRTTGDMRYRPSPWLQRRVQLGLSLRVEAACVAR, encoded by the coding sequence ATGAAAAGTATTAAAACCATAGGCGTGATCGGTGCAGGCGCCATGGGGCGTGGCATCGCACAAATCGCGGCCCAGGCTGGCCTCGATGTGCTGTTGTTCGATCTGAATGCCGAGGCTGTGCATGCCGCCCGCCAGAGCCTGCAGCAAGTATGGAATAAGCTGGCCGACAAGGGCAAGATCACCGCTGGGCTGGCCAATGAATCACTGGAGCGCATAGCGGCTTGTGCCGACCTGCAAGACATGAGTCGGGCAGACCTTGTTATTGAGGCTGTGGTCGAGCGTCTGGACGTCAAGTGCGACCTCTTCAAGCAACTTGAAAGCATTGTTGCGCCAGACTGCATCCTGGCCTCCAACACCTCATCCTTGTCGATTACCGCCATCGCCCAGGCTTGCGAGCGTCCCGGGCGCGTGGCGGGTTTTCACTTCTTCAATCCCGTACCCCTCATGAAGGTGGTTGAGATTATTGATGGACTGCGTACAGACGCACAGACGGGCGATGCGCTGATGGCGCTGGCGCGCGCCATGGGGCACACGCCTGTGCGGGCCAGGGACATGCCCGGATTCATTGTGAACCACGCTGGCCGTGGCATGAATATAGAGGGCTTGAAAACCGCGCAGGAGTCAGTGGCCCCATATCACCAGATCGACGCCATCATGCGCGAGCAAGCTGGTTTTCGCATGGGACCGTTTGAATTGATGGATCTGACAGGTCTTGATGTCTCGCATCCCGTCATGGAGTCGATCTATCAGCAGTTCTACGATGAGCCGCGTTTTCGGCCGTCACCCATCGCCGCCGTGCGCTCAGCGGGCAAATTGCTGGGCCGTAAAACTTCCGAAGGCTTTTATCGCTACGCAGATGGACAAAAACAAGTGCCGGTTGAGCCCGCTGTGCCGTCGTTGCCCGACGGCCTGAAAGTGTGGCTGGCGCCTCTGCATTCCGTTGGACACAGGCGTGCCGCGGCTTTGCTGAAAAGCCTGGGTGCAACCGTCGTGGCTGCCGAAACCCCGCCTGACGACGTCTTGATTGTGGTGACCCCTTATGGCGAAGACACGGCAAGCGTGGCCGGATCGCACCAGCTTGATGGCGAGCGTACGGTGGCGCTGGATACCTTTTTTGGACTGGAGCAAGGCAAGCGACGCGTACTGATGTGCTCAGTGGCAACATTGCCCAAGTGGCGCGATGCGGCCCATGCATTGTTTGCCTCGGATGGCACACCTGTGTCGGTGATAGACGATTCATCGGGCTTTGTCGGGCAGCGTATCGTGGCCACTATCGTCAACGTCGCCTGCGACATTGCACAGCAGACCATTGCCACGCCTGCCGATATTGACTTGGCTGTTTCGCTGGGACTGGGTTATCCAAAGGGCGGGCCGCTGGCTATGGGCGACAGCCTGGGTGCAGCCCATATTCTGGAAATTTTGCGTTCAATGCAACGCACTACCGGCGATATGCGCTACCGACCTAGTCCCTGGCTGCAGCGCAGAGTCCAGTTGGGCTTGTCATTGCGTGTTGAGGCGGCTTGCGTGGCGCGTTGA
- a CDS encoding CaiB/BaiF CoA-transferase family protein — protein MSLRPAPLTGIRVLDLTRVLAGPWCTQNLADLGAEVIKIERPGAGDDTRSWGPPYIKDANGQDTTEAAYYASANRNKKSVAIDIASERGAELVRKLAVQCDILVENFKVGGLRKYGLDYESIKAVNPALIYCSITGFGQTGPYASRPGYDFMIQGMGGLMSITGEHDDLPGGGPQKAGVAVADLMTGMYSVVGILAALHERGRSGLGQHIDMALLDCQVAMLANQNLNYFTSGVAPKRAGNAHQNLVPYQVFAAADGHLIVAVGNDTQFRAYCQVIERPGLPDDIRFGTNPNRVVNRDVLVPMLAEAMKTQSRDYWLEALERAGVPAGPINTIDQVYDNPQVQARGMRQELPHSAAGTAPVGASPLRFSGSPVSYRHAAPLLGEHTEQVLREQLGMSDEEIRQLAQ, from the coding sequence ATGTCCTTACGTCCAGCGCCGCTTACCGGGATCCGTGTCCTTGACTTAACCCGCGTATTGGCCGGCCCCTGGTGCACCCAGAATCTGGCCGATCTGGGGGCAGAAGTCATCAAGATCGAACGCCCCGGCGCCGGAGACGACACCCGAAGCTGGGGGCCTCCTTATATCAAGGACGCAAACGGGCAGGACACCACCGAGGCGGCCTACTATGCATCCGCCAATCGGAACAAAAAATCAGTCGCTATCGATATCGCCAGTGAGCGGGGCGCAGAGCTGGTACGCAAGCTGGCTGTGCAGTGCGATATTCTGGTCGAAAATTTCAAGGTCGGTGGTTTGCGCAAGTATGGGCTGGATTACGAAAGCATAAAAGCCGTCAATCCGGCCCTGATCTACTGCTCCATCACCGGCTTTGGTCAAACAGGCCCCTACGCCAGCCGGCCGGGCTATGATTTCATGATCCAGGGCATGGGCGGGCTCATGAGCATTACCGGTGAGCACGATGACTTGCCGGGCGGTGGCCCGCAAAAAGCCGGGGTTGCCGTGGCCGACCTCATGACGGGCATGTATTCGGTGGTGGGCATTCTGGCTGCGCTGCACGAGCGGGGCCGCAGCGGCCTGGGCCAGCATATCGACATGGCCTTGCTCGACTGCCAGGTGGCCATGCTGGCTAATCAGAATTTGAATTACTTCACGTCAGGCGTCGCACCCAAGCGCGCAGGCAATGCGCATCAGAATCTGGTGCCCTACCAAGTGTTTGCGGCCGCCGATGGCCACTTGATTGTGGCGGTGGGCAACGATACGCAGTTCCGGGCTTATTGCCAGGTCATAGAACGCCCCGGCCTGCCCGACGACATACGTTTCGGCACCAACCCCAATCGTGTCGTCAATCGCGATGTTCTTGTGCCTATGCTGGCTGAGGCCATGAAAACCCAATCGCGGGATTATTGGCTCGAGGCATTGGAACGAGCCGGGGTTCCGGCTGGTCCCATCAATACCATTGATCAGGTCTACGACAACCCGCAAGTCCAGGCGCGCGGCATGCGGCAAGAGCTGCCTCATAGTGCGGCAGGTACAGCGCCGGTGGGCGCCAGCCCTTTGCGGTTTTCCGGCAGTCCGGTCAGCTACCGCCACGCGGCGCCGCTGCTCGGTGAGCATACCGAACAGGTTTTACGAGAGCAGTTGGGCATGTCCGATGAAGAAATCAGGCAACTGGCTCAATAA
- a CDS encoding nitronate monooxygenase family protein, whose amino-acid sequence MPRTLVNELYQQLSLPVISAPMFIVSCPELVIAQCASGIIGSMPALNARPQSQLAEWLTQIDNGLAELKQREPQRAVAPYAINHIIHKSNDRLQEDLAVCADHKVPLIITSLRAPNDVVDAVHGWGGKVFHDVTTLRHARKALDAGVDGLILVCAGAGGHAGTLSPFALLAEVRKIFDGPIALSGAISRGQDVLAARAMGADFAYIGTRFIASAEANAQEAYKQMLVSGQASDILYTPYFSGIPGNYLKPSIAASGLDPEQLPDLEPGVTNFGNTRSKVWRDIWSAGQGVGSIENVLPVAQIVDKLKQEYQQACLALNDNFKTVAGR is encoded by the coding sequence ATGCCACGTACACTGGTCAACGAGCTGTATCAGCAACTATCCTTGCCTGTCATATCAGCGCCCATGTTCATTGTTTCGTGCCCTGAACTTGTCATTGCCCAATGCGCCAGCGGCATCATCGGCTCCATGCCTGCGCTCAATGCACGCCCTCAAAGCCAGCTGGCAGAATGGCTGACCCAGATCGACAACGGGCTTGCAGAACTGAAACAGCGCGAACCCCAGCGTGCCGTCGCGCCCTATGCCATCAATCACATTATTCACAAGTCCAACGACAGACTGCAGGAAGACCTGGCCGTATGCGCCGACCACAAGGTCCCACTGATCATCACCAGCCTGCGCGCGCCCAATGACGTTGTCGACGCCGTACATGGCTGGGGCGGCAAGGTATTCCATGACGTAACGACACTGCGCCATGCCCGCAAAGCGCTGGATGCCGGCGTGGACGGGCTGATACTGGTATGCGCGGGGGCGGGCGGCCATGCCGGCACACTCAGCCCCTTTGCCCTGCTGGCCGAAGTACGCAAGATATTCGATGGCCCTATTGCCTTGTCGGGGGCGATTTCCAGAGGCCAGGACGTATTGGCGGCGCGCGCCATGGGGGCGGACTTCGCCTATATTGGCACACGTTTCATAGCCAGCGCCGAAGCCAATGCCCAGGAAGCCTACAAGCAGATGCTGGTGAGTGGTCAGGCCAGCGATATTCTTTACACCCCTTATTTTTCCGGCATTCCCGGCAACTATCTGAAACCCAGCATCGCCGCCTCCGGACTGGATCCTGAGCAACTGCCAGACCTTGAACCCGGCGTGACTAATTTCGGCAACACCCGCAGCAAGGTCTGGCGCGATATCTGGAGCGCTGGCCAGGGGGTGGGCAGCATTGAAAATGTGCTGCCCGTAGCGCAAATTGTGGACAAGCTAAAGCAAGAGTATCAACAGGCCTGCTTGGCGCTGAATGACAATTTCAAGACAGTTGCAGGCCGATAG
- a CDS encoding UvrD-helicase domain-containing protein: MQRQAVLYLDGPCLVLAGAGSGKTRVITQKIAYLLRECGYQARQVVALTFTNKAAREMSERVKQLVDGKLAKGLTVSTFHSLGLRFLREEAVHAGLKPQFSILDSNDALAIIQELLATTDKARLRAVQQNISLWKNALMDPDAAERSASSASEAEAAKIYRSYSATLAAYQSVDFDDLIRLPAMLLEHNAEVRQRWQARVHYLLVDEYQDTNVCQYRLVQWLTGQRAMFTAVGDDDQAIYAWRGATVENLANLTSDYPTLKIIKLEQNYRSVQTILSAANQVISNNPNLFGKKLWSELGAGEPIQVTPMDNDEAEAESIAIRLSAARFERRAEWRDFAVLYRSNQQARILEQALRNLRIPYTISGGQSFFDKPEIRDILAYLRLIANDNDDPAFIRAVTTPRRGIGQATLQSLGQFAAEHQLSLFEAIFDIGETDRLAAKQLEPLQVFGTFIQGIQNRAGRKREGAVWQPAQSSLELNPSDHEAASMGRVSGVDGAVADSASIILDDLLATIQYERFLYDTLEERPAQNRWQNVMEFIGWLKRKSEEDDLTLLELVQHVALVTMLERSDDEDPDAVKLSTLHASKGLEYPHVFLAGVEEGLLPHMGRDEDDADPAAAAEALAQRIQEERRLMYVGITRARRSLHLSWCKKRRRAREDVVREKSRFIEEMGTDQPGVAEDPAAKALSPKERLGMLKAMLNKDG, translated from the coding sequence ATGCAGCGCCAGGCGGTGCTGTATCTGGATGGTCCCTGTCTGGTGCTGGCCGGGGCAGGCAGCGGCAAGACCCGGGTTATTACACAAAAAATCGCTTACTTGCTGCGTGAGTGCGGCTATCAGGCCAGGCAAGTGGTGGCCCTGACCTTTACCAACAAGGCCGCCCGCGAGATGAGCGAGCGGGTCAAGCAATTGGTTGACGGCAAGCTGGCCAAAGGGCTGACGGTTAGCACCTTTCACTCGCTGGGCTTGCGTTTCCTGCGTGAAGAGGCCGTGCATGCGGGACTGAAACCGCAGTTTTCCATACTTGATTCGAACGATGCGTTGGCCATTATCCAGGAATTGCTTGCAACGACGGACAAGGCACGGTTACGCGCTGTTCAGCAAAACATCTCGCTCTGGAAAAATGCCCTGATGGACCCCGATGCCGCGGAACGCAGTGCATCGTCGGCCAGTGAAGCCGAGGCGGCAAAAATATACCGTAGCTATAGCGCTACGCTGGCCGCCTACCAGTCAGTGGATTTTGATGATTTGATCCGTTTGCCGGCTATGCTGCTGGAGCATAACGCCGAGGTCAGGCAGCGCTGGCAGGCCCGTGTGCATTACTTGCTGGTGGATGAGTATCAGGACACCAATGTATGCCAGTATCGACTGGTGCAATGGCTGACCGGGCAACGCGCCATGTTTACCGCAGTGGGTGACGACGACCAGGCTATTTACGCCTGGCGTGGCGCCACGGTCGAGAACCTGGCCAACCTGACCTCAGACTACCCCACGCTTAAAATCATTAAGCTGGAACAGAACTATCGATCGGTGCAAACCATTTTGTCGGCCGCCAACCAGGTGATCAGCAATAATCCCAACCTGTTCGGCAAAAAACTCTGGTCTGAACTCGGGGCGGGCGAGCCCATACAGGTCACTCCCATGGATAACGACGAAGCCGAGGCGGAATCAATTGCCATCCGGCTGTCGGCGGCACGCTTTGAGCGTCGGGCCGAGTGGCGCGACTTTGCGGTGCTGTACCGCAGCAATCAGCAGGCGCGCATCCTGGAGCAGGCCTTGCGTAATCTGCGCATACCCTACACGATCTCCGGCGGGCAAAGTTTTTTCGACAAGCCTGAAATCCGCGACATTCTTGCTTATTTGCGCTTGATCGCTAACGATAACGATGATCCCGCCTTTATTCGGGCGGTCACGACACCCCGGCGTGGTATTGGGCAGGCTACTTTGCAAAGCTTGGGGCAGTTTGCAGCCGAGCATCAGTTGTCGCTGTTCGAGGCGATTTTCGACATTGGCGAAACCGACAGGTTGGCCGCCAAACAGCTGGAACCCTTGCAGGTTTTTGGCACATTCATACAAGGCATTCAGAATAGGGCCGGACGCAAGCGGGAAGGAGCCGTCTGGCAGCCAGCCCAATCCAGCCTGGAACTGAACCCATCCGACCACGAGGCGGCGTCCATGGGCAGGGTATCCGGCGTAGACGGCGCGGTTGCTGATTCGGCAAGCATCATCCTCGATGATTTGCTGGCTACCATCCAGTATGAACGGTTTCTATACGACACCCTGGAAGAGCGTCCTGCTCAGAATCGATGGCAGAACGTCATGGAGTTCATAGGCTGGCTCAAGCGCAAGTCCGAAGAAGATGATCTGACCCTGCTGGAACTGGTTCAGCATGTGGCCCTGGTCACCATGCTCGAGCGCAGTGACGATGAGGATCCGGATGCCGTCAAGCTGTCTACCCTGCATGCCTCCAAAGGGCTCGAGTATCCCCATGTCTTTCTGGCGGGAGTAGAAGAAGGCTTATTGCCCCACATGGGTCGGGACGAAGACGACGCCGACCCGGCTGCGGCAGCCGAAGCGTTGGCGCAGCGTATCCAGGAAGAACGCCGTTTGATGTATGTAGGCATTACACGAGCCCGGCGCAGCCTGCATCTGAGCTGGTGCAAGAAGCGGCGGCGTGCGCGCGAAGATGTGGTGCGTGAAAAATCACGCTTTATCGAAGAAATGGGAACGGACCAGCCCGGCGTGGCCGAAGATCCCGCCGCCAAGGCGCTTAGCCCCAAAGAGCGCTTGGGCATGCTCAAGGCCATGTTGAACAAAGACGGTTGA
- a CDS encoding primosomal protein N': MPSLNIPSTLEAVGAGHPAELTFWVRVALDVPVQGLFDYCSATSIPLGTRVIVPFGRRKLIGVVVATPAQPAIDPSMAKAVEEVLDDTPPLPADWLRLASFAAQYYQRPLGEVILPALPAGLRKVSAYQGKRSAGGPVKRMDKRVKTEARQVSADTPPALNAEQATAAQAIAGQQGHKTILLHGVTGSGKTEVYLHAAQAVLARGGQVLFMVPEINLTPQLEQSLRIRLAGIEGGEMLAVMHSGLSDGERLRAWMRTQRGEARVLLGTRLSIFAPLPDLGLIIVDEEHDASYKQQDGLRYSARDLAVWRARERDIPVVLGSATPSLESWNHAETGHYQRFTLAQRAKAVELPSIKLVDTRRLAMKQGFSPQLVKALGERLDAGQQSLIFLNRRGYAPVLNCASCGWVSQCPRCTAYTVLHRAGARRNYLQCHHCGFQARVPHACPDCGDQDLKPMGRGTQRIEEYLAELFPSARIARIDADSTRLKGSAAALFAKVHAGEVDLLVGTQMVAKGHDFANLGLVGVLNADAMLFAQDFRAPERLFAQLMQVAGRAGRHVKGGEVIIQTDYPEQAVYQALLRHDYPGFAQYGLAERQAVGLPPYAYQALLTAEARELSSALGFLAEARLLPDQQPLDYPTVAALTLYDPVPLRVVRVANIERAQLLVESASRPALQAFLTTWSNALAGVARTFRVRWNLEVDPLEI, encoded by the coding sequence ATGCCCTCACTCAACATCCCCTCCACCCTCGAAGCAGTCGGAGCAGGCCATCCTGCCGAACTGACTTTTTGGGTGCGTGTGGCGCTTGATGTCCCTGTGCAAGGCTTGTTTGATTACTGCAGTGCAACGTCCATTCCATTAGGGACCCGGGTCATTGTTCCATTTGGACGGCGTAAGCTGATCGGGGTCGTGGTGGCCACACCAGCCCAGCCCGCCATTGATCCCAGTATGGCCAAAGCGGTGGAAGAGGTTCTGGACGACACCCCTCCTTTGCCGGCCGACTGGTTGCGTCTTGCCTCGTTTGCGGCGCAATATTATCAACGTCCGCTGGGTGAAGTCATACTCCCGGCCTTGCCTGCCGGTTTACGCAAGGTATCCGCTTACCAGGGCAAGCGTTCTGCCGGCGGGCCGGTCAAGCGTATGGATAAACGCGTCAAGACAGAGGCCAGACAGGTTAGCGCCGATACGCCGCCCGCACTGAATGCCGAACAAGCCACGGCAGCGCAGGCCATTGCCGGGCAGCAAGGGCACAAGACCATATTGCTGCATGGCGTAACGGGCAGCGGCAAAACTGAAGTCTATCTGCACGCTGCCCAGGCGGTCTTGGCGCGTGGAGGCCAAGTGCTGTTCATGGTGCCTGAAATCAATCTTACGCCGCAACTTGAGCAGTCTTTGCGAATACGCCTGGCGGGTATTGAGGGCGGCGAGATGCTGGCGGTCATGCATAGCGGCCTGTCTGATGGTGAGCGTTTGAGGGCCTGGATGCGGACTCAGCGCGGCGAGGCCAGAGTGCTGTTGGGTACGCGGCTATCGATTTTTGCGCCGCTGCCTGATTTGGGCTTGATTATTGTCGACGAAGAACACGACGCTTCGTACAAGCAGCAAGACGGTTTACGCTATTCCGCCCGCGACCTGGCCGTCTGGCGCGCCCGTGAGCGGGACATTCCTGTGGTACTTGGCTCGGCGACGCCATCGCTGGAAAGCTGGAACCATGCCGAAACCGGCCATTACCAGCGCTTTACCTTGGCTCAGCGCGCCAAAGCGGTCGAACTTCCCAGCATCAAGCTGGTCGATACCCGCCGGCTGGCCATGAAGCAAGGTTTTTCGCCGCAACTGGTCAAAGCCTTGGGTGAACGGCTGGATGCTGGCCAGCAGTCGCTGATTTTTCTGAATCGGCGAGGCTATGCGCCCGTGCTCAATTGCGCCTCTTGCGGTTGGGTGAGTCAGTGTCCGCGTTGCACGGCCTATACCGTGTTGCACCGGGCGGGAGCCCGGCGCAACTACCTGCAATGCCACCATTGTGGCTTCCAGGCTCGCGTGCCCCACGCCTGCCCCGATTGCGGCGACCAGGATTTGAAGCCCATGGGGCGCGGTACGCAGCGCATCGAAGAATACCTGGCCGAACTGTTCCCATCGGCACGCATAGCGCGTATCGATGCCGACAGCACACGACTGAAGGGGAGTGCGGCGGCGTTGTTCGCCAAAGTGCACGCTGGCGAGGTCGATTTGCTGGTAGGCACGCAAATGGTGGCCAAGGGTCACGATTTTGCCAACTTGGGGCTGGTCGGTGTGCTGAACGCCGACGCCATGCTGTTCGCCCAGGACTTCCGCGCACCCGAACGCCTGTTCGCTCAGTTGATGCAGGTGGCGGGGCGTGCCGGCAGGCATGTAAAGGGTGGCGAAGTCATCATCCAGACCGACTATCCCGAGCAAGCGGTTTATCAGGCGCTACTACGGCACGATTACCCCGGCTTTGCCCAATATGGCCTGGCAGAGCGGCAAGCAGTAGGTCTGCCCCCTTATGCTTATCAGGCCTTGTTGACTGCCGAGGCACGGGAACTCTCAAGCGCGCTGGGTTTTCTTGCCGAAGCCCGTTTACTTCCCGATCAGCAACCGCTCGATTACCCCACAGTTGCTGCGCTCACGCTATACGATCCGGTCCCCCTGCGTGTTGTTCGGGTCGCCAACATCGAGCGGGCGCAACTGCTGGTAGAAAGTGCCAGCCGTCCAGCGCTGCAAGCCTTTCTGACGACATGGTCCAATGCGCTGGCCGGGGTCGCCAGAACCTTTCGCGTACGCTGGAACCTGGAAGTGGACCCCCTGGAAATATGA
- the hemE gene encoding uroporphyrinogen decarboxylase has product MNVTAPTLKNDVFLRALMREPVPYTPIWLMRQAGRYLPEYNETRARAGSFLALAQNREYACEVTLQPLQRFDLDAAILFSDILTIPHAMGLGLDFLAGEGPKFAHPIRHEDDVKKLTVPDMSRLQYVFDAVSLIRKELDGKVPLIGFAGSPWTVGCYMVEGQGSSDYRLIKTMLYSRPDLLHRILEVNAQATQQYLNAQIQAGAQAVMIFDSWGGVLADDMFQEFSLAYTRKVVQGLVREHEGRPVPVIVFTKGGAQWIEDIAAVGCDAVGLDWTANLSQVRQRVGDAVALQGNIDPMVLFGGDAAIRNQARKVIDDFGPVGQGGHVFNLGHGISRFTPPAAVSTLVDEVHTYSRGKH; this is encoded by the coding sequence ATGAACGTGACAGCTCCCACCTTGAAAAACGATGTTTTCCTTCGTGCTCTCATGCGCGAGCCGGTGCCTTATACCCCTATCTGGCTCATGCGCCAGGCAGGGCGTTATTTGCCCGAATACAATGAAACCCGCGCACGGGCGGGCTCGTTTCTGGCTTTGGCCCAGAACCGCGAATACGCCTGTGAGGTTACGCTACAGCCTTTACAGCGTTTTGATCTCGATGCGGCCATCCTGTTTTCCGATATTCTGACCATACCCCACGCCATGGGCCTGGGCCTGGACTTCCTGGCAGGCGAGGGTCCCAAGTTTGCTCATCCGATACGCCACGAAGACGACGTCAAGAAACTTACTGTCCCCGATATGTCCAGGCTGCAGTATGTGTTCGACGCGGTTTCCCTTATACGCAAAGAGCTTGACGGCAAGGTTCCCTTAATCGGTTTCGCTGGCAGCCCCTGGACGGTAGGGTGCTACATGGTAGAAGGGCAAGGGTCCAGCGATTACCGGCTGATCAAAACCATGCTGTATAGCCGTCCCGATCTGCTTCACCGCATTCTCGAAGTCAACGCACAAGCCACCCAGCAGTACCTGAATGCTCAAATTCAGGCAGGCGCCCAGGCAGTCATGATTTTCGACAGCTGGGGCGGTGTGCTGGCCGATGACATGTTCCAGGAGTTTTCGCTGGCCTATACCCGCAAGGTTGTGCAAGGCCTGGTGCGCGAGCACGAGGGCCGTCCGGTACCTGTCATTGTTTTTACCAAGGGTGGCGCCCAATGGATAGAAGACATCGCCGCAGTAGGGTGCGACGCGGTCGGCCTCGACTGGACGGCCAATTTGTCACAGGTGCGTCAGCGAGTGGGCGACGCAGTCGCCTTGCAAGGCAATATTGACCCGATGGTGCTGTTTGGTGGCGATGCTGCCATACGCAATCAAGCACGCAAGGTCATCGATGATTTTGGCCCGGTCGGGCAAGGCGGTCATGTGTTCAATCTGGGCCATGGTATATCGCGTTTTACGCCGCCGGCAGCAGTTTCAACACTGGTTGACGAGGTACATACCTACAGTCGGGGCAAGCATTAA
- a CDS encoding F0F1 ATP synthase subunit epsilon codes for MANLQVDVVSAEESIFAGQAKFVALPGESGELGILPGHTPLISRIRPGTVKIVQEDGSEVSIFVAGGILEIQPGTVTVLSDTAIRAEDLDEAKALEARKRAEETLRNTKDKADIAVVEAELAMLAAQAAAARKLSQLRRRH; via the coding sequence ATGGCCAACTTGCAAGTTGACGTCGTCAGTGCAGAAGAATCGATTTTTGCCGGCCAGGCAAAATTCGTGGCGCTGCCTGGCGAGTCCGGTGAGCTGGGCATACTGCCCGGCCACACGCCGCTTATCTCGCGCATACGTCCGGGAACCGTGAAAATCGTCCAGGAAGACGGTTCTGAAGTCAGCATATTTGTTGCTGGCGGCATCCTTGAAATTCAACCTGGTACGGTCACTGTGCTGTCCGACACGGCCATCCGTGCCGAAGATCTGGACGAAGCCAAGGCACTGGAAGCACGCAAGCGTGCCGAAGAAACCTTGCGCAATACGAAAGACAAGGCCGATATTGCCGTGGTCGAAGCCGAGCTGGCCATGTTGGCTGCTCAGGCAGCGGCGGCGCGCAAGCTTAGCCAACTGCGCCGCAGGCACTAA